In Elaeis guineensis isolate ETL-2024a chromosome 1, EG11, whole genome shotgun sequence, a genomic segment contains:
- the LOC105038172 gene encoding chaperone protein dnaJ 11, chloroplastic, giving the protein MAGTLSFAGLSSCPNLASPSRRTARSFVAIAEVSTAVRRAKSLYEVLRVKETASAPEIKAAYRSMAKRFHPDVAPAAGGADFLEIHRAYKTLSDPTARARYDLSIGRLGFPVTGPLRSRRWETDQCW; this is encoded by the coding sequence ATGGCCGGAACCCTAAGCTTTGCAGGATTGAGCTCCTGCCCCAATCTTGCCTCCCCCAGCCGCCGCACGGCGCGCAGCTTCGTGGCCATAGCGGAGGTGTCGACGGCCGTGAGGCGGGCGAAGAGCCTGTACGAGGTGCTGCGGGTGAAGGAGACAGCGTCGGCCCCGGAGATTAAAGCGGCGTACAGATCGATGGCGAAGCGGTTCCACCCAGACGTGGCGCCGGCGGCCGGCGGAGCGGATTTCCTGGAGATCCACCGGGCGTACAAGACGCTCTCCGACCCGACGGCGAGGGCGCGGTACGATCTCTCCATCGGGCGGCTGGGATTCCCGGTCACGGGGCCGCTGCGGTCCCGGCGATGGGAGACGGACCAGTGCTGGTAG